A window of the Roseovarius sp. S88 genome harbors these coding sequences:
- a CDS encoding HNH endonuclease, which translates to MKHQRIEHFRFEDESEERLRILFEQHHEEARTRAFALIEEAREDENGCLVSDTVTPRKVRFRGHQYEVYRFVYCVLNEVIASRHHVVRHRCHNRLCVNPEHLIIGTQADNKHDDWDYAAYGVDPNFL; encoded by the coding sequence ATGAAACACCAACGAATTGAGCACTTTCGCTTCGAGGACGAGAGCGAGGAACGACTCCGCATCTTGTTCGAGCAACATCACGAGGAGGCCCGTACGCGGGCCTTCGCACTCATCGAGGAGGCGCGTGAGGACGAGAACGGCTGTCTCGTCTCGGACACGGTCACGCCCCGCAAGGTGCGCTTCCGCGGCCATCAATACGAGGTCTATCGCTTCGTCTACTGCGTCCTGAACGAGGTGATCGCGTCACGCCACCACGTCGTCCGCCACCGGTGTCACAACAGGCTCTGCGTCAACCCGGAGCACCTGATCATCGGCACGCAGGCGGATAATAAGCACGACGACTGGGACTACGCCGCCTACGGGGTCGATCCGAACTTCCTCTGA
- a CDS encoding primase-helicase family protein yields MKKDNKHINEDHLDRLTRALCSWFVRRDGKYYAVGNVGTKLSRPDVEMIALKRFQAEFADIKLSSGLIRQVFDLAIDRRHTEEDKSIAVWNGKERCAPEIDGAIIEENGTAAVNAWSKPDYRRIDEVQATQGIARTFFEVMFPREPEREMFLNWLAWCLQNEADKPNWVPFLYSATKGSGKSTLCQLVSRLFGERNSVTLNSVDKLTSRFNATVLTSKLVVCEEVNLRQDSPQGNTLKTYITESRVMTERKGQDAQQTDHRCCFLLTSNHLPLWIEAEDRRYYLIDIDHDGHANGPHADHFARLVEDLHAFMADDHSIAALYRHLMERRIDDAFSAKTLNIGRDATALMRRVQGASEQTVRAQLREMLDEEGFKAVTESRVADMVQDKLKQNINSTRHAMTELGWSKFNVKWDGKDYGRDIWVSEGYRVEGGKVKGPDGYSQSIGEHLARPLRSADDRITQEERVDPLMGAFLNETPTN; encoded by the coding sequence TTGAAAAAAGATAATAAGCATATCAACGAAGATCACCTCGACAGACTGACCCGAGCGCTGTGCTCGTGGTTCGTCCGGCGGGACGGAAAGTACTACGCGGTCGGCAACGTCGGGACCAAGCTGTCCCGGCCCGACGTGGAAATGATCGCCCTCAAACGGTTCCAAGCGGAGTTTGCGGACATCAAGCTCTCCAGCGGACTGATCAGGCAGGTCTTCGACCTCGCGATCGACCGTCGGCACACCGAGGAAGATAAGAGCATCGCGGTGTGGAACGGCAAGGAGCGCTGCGCCCCTGAGATCGACGGCGCGATCATCGAGGAGAACGGCACCGCCGCCGTCAATGCCTGGAGCAAGCCCGACTATCGTCGCATCGATGAGGTTCAGGCGACACAGGGCATTGCGCGGACATTCTTCGAGGTGATGTTCCCGCGTGAGCCGGAGAGGGAGATGTTCCTTAATTGGCTGGCCTGGTGCTTGCAGAACGAGGCGGATAAGCCCAACTGGGTGCCCTTTCTCTACTCCGCGACCAAGGGCAGCGGGAAAAGCACCCTGTGCCAGCTCGTGAGCAGGTTGTTCGGCGAGCGCAACTCCGTCACCCTGAACAGCGTCGACAAGCTCACCTCGCGCTTCAACGCGACGGTGCTGACCAGTAAGCTGGTGGTCTGCGAGGAGGTGAACCTCAGGCAGGACTCGCCGCAGGGCAACACCTTGAAGACCTACATCACCGAGAGCCGGGTCATGACCGAGCGGAAAGGCCAGGACGCGCAGCAGACGGATCACCGATGCTGCTTTTTGCTCACGTCCAATCACCTGCCGCTGTGGATCGAGGCCGAGGATCGCCGATACTACCTGATCGACATCGATCACGACGGTCACGCGAACGGCCCGCACGCCGATCACTTCGCAAGGCTGGTGGAAGATCTCCACGCCTTCATGGCCGACGATCACTCGATTGCGGCGCTCTACCGCCACTTGATGGAACGTCGGATCGACGACGCCTTCTCAGCGAAAACCCTCAACATCGGACGGGATGCCACCGCGTTGATGCGCCGCGTGCAGGGAGCGTCGGAGCAGACCGTCAGGGCGCAGCTGCGGGAGATGCTAGACGAAGAAGGTTTCAAAGCCGTCACGGAGAGCCGCGTGGCGGACATGGTTCAGGATAAGTTGAAGCAGAACATCAATTCCACCCGTCACGCCATGACCGAGCTGGGCTGGTCCAAGTTCAACGTGAAGTGGGACGGCAAAGATTACGGTCGCGACATCTGGGTCAGCGAGGGCTACCGCGTCGAAGGCGGCAAGGTGAAAGGTCCGGACGGCTATTCCCAGTCGATCGGGGAACATCTCGCCAGACCGCTTCGCTCGGCGGACGACCGCATCACGCAGGAAGAACGAGTTGATCCACTCATGGGAGCATTCTTGAATGAAACACCAACGAATTGA
- a CDS encoding HNH endonuclease, protein MIASRHHVVRHRCHNRLCVNPEHLIIGTQADNKHDDWDYAAYGVDPNFL, encoded by the coding sequence GTGATCGCGTCACGCCACCACGTCGTCCGCCACCGGTGTCACAACAGGCTCTGCGTCAACCCGGAGCACCTGATCATCGGCACGCAGGCGGATAATAAGCACGACGACTGGGACTACGCCGCCTACGGGGTCGATCCGAACTTCCTCTGA
- a CDS encoding SH3 domain-containing protein, with product MNFKLIVVAAGFLLTTSLSAFAQERGPETNLPLPRFVSMKASEGNARRGPSLTHRIDWVFTVKDQPLEITAEHGHWRRVRDREGAGGWIHYSLLSGVRTALVEKDMLDMRATPDGTAMVVAHLERGVVAQIDECRPEWCKLKAGGYRGWVPKSHIWGVKEGEVLE from the coding sequence ATGAATTTTAAATTAATCGTTGTTGCAGCAGGGTTTCTGCTGACCACAAGCTTGTCCGCCTTCGCTCAGGAGCGCGGACCGGAAACCAACCTGCCTTTGCCGCGCTTCGTGTCAATGAAAGCATCTGAGGGCAATGCAAGGCGCGGGCCAAGCTTGACCCATCGGATCGACTGGGTCTTTACGGTCAAAGATCAGCCACTCGAAATCACCGCCGAGCACGGTCACTGGCGACGTGTGCGCGACCGGGAGGGCGCAGGCGGGTGGATCCACTATTCACTTCTCTCAGGCGTCCGAACCGCCCTTGTCGAGAAAGACATGCTCGATATGCGCGCTACACCAGATGGAACCGCCATGGTGGTGGCGCATCTAGAACGCGGTGTCGTTGCGCAGATCGACGAATGCCGCCCGGAATGGTGCAAACTCAAGGCAGGTGGGTATCGCGGATGGGTGCCAAAATCGCATATTTGGGGCGTCAAAGAAGGCGAAGTTCTAGAGTAG